In Pantoea phytobeneficialis, one genomic interval encodes:
- a CDS encoding molybdopterin-dependent oxidoreductase codes for MTQKPVMHSAHWGAFHAQQQGDQLTIEPFHRDPDPSPLLQNFRHALSHPARVARPMVRRGWLENGPGPDQRRGNDEYVAVSWEEAYTLVANELKRVGENYGPEGIFGGSYGWSSAGRFHHAQSQVHRFLNTTLGGYVRSVNSYSSGSASVLLPHIVGDMNEIARRGVSWEEIAQHSDVVLAFGGLALKNSQVASGGLSEHTERGFMQQAAQRGTRFISVSPLKSDLPDEAQGEWLALHPGTDAAFILGVLSVLIAEGLTDEAFLARYTVGWPQMVAYIRGEEDGTVRDTHWAAAICGVDAAFIAQFARQLQGKRVLVTVAHALQRAEHGEQPVWLGLVLAAALGQPGLPGGGYTYALGALGHYGKHHNLVSFPALPQGKNGIDRLIPVARIADMLLNPGTQFDYNGRRLTYPHIRLAYWAGGNPFHHHQDLARLRQAFCQLDTLIVHEIAWTASARHADIVLPATMTLEREDIGGAPTDRHLFAMQPVAQPYAEAKDDYAIFSELARRLGREEAFTEGRDTRGWLQHHYQQLQEKLAAHRVTVPTFEQFWQQGVVELPQLKDGGRMINAFRADPDAAPLPTPSGKIEIYSATIASFDYENCPGHPVWREPQQQPNDEHPFWLIANQPATRLHSQLDFGDYSLSGKRDGREVCSLNPQDALRLAINDGDIIELYNQRGHVLASARVTDTIMPGVVQLPTGAWYDPVDPTAERPLCRHGNPNVLTLDIGTSSLTQGCSGQITVVQVRKYAGELTPVQAFIPPYC; via the coding sequence ATGACGCAGAAACCAGTCATGCACAGCGCACACTGGGGAGCTTTCCATGCTCAACAGCAGGGCGATCAACTCACCATTGAGCCATTCCACCGCGATCCCGATCCCAGCCCGTTGTTACAAAATTTCCGTCACGCCCTCAGCCATCCGGCGCGCGTGGCGCGTCCGATGGTACGTCGTGGCTGGCTGGAAAATGGCCCCGGACCGGATCAACGCCGTGGTAACGATGAGTATGTTGCCGTCAGTTGGGAAGAAGCCTATACCCTGGTGGCAAACGAATTAAAACGTGTTGGCGAAAACTATGGCCCGGAAGGCATTTTTGGTGGTTCTTACGGATGGTCGAGCGCGGGGCGTTTCCACCATGCGCAAAGCCAGGTACATCGTTTTCTCAATACCACCCTGGGTGGCTATGTACGCTCGGTTAACAGCTACAGCTCCGGCTCGGCGTCCGTGCTGTTGCCACATATCGTGGGCGATATGAACGAGATTGCCCGCCGCGGCGTAAGCTGGGAAGAGATTGCCCAACACAGCGACGTGGTGCTGGCGTTTGGCGGTCTGGCGCTGAAAAATTCACAGGTGGCCAGTGGTGGCCTGAGCGAACACACCGAACGTGGCTTTATGCAGCAGGCGGCACAACGCGGCACGCGCTTTATCTCCGTCAGCCCATTAAAAAGTGATTTACCGGATGAAGCTCAGGGTGAGTGGCTGGCGCTACATCCTGGTACTGACGCGGCGTTTATCCTTGGCGTGCTTTCGGTACTGATTGCGGAAGGCTTGACCGATGAAGCCTTCCTCGCCCGCTACACTGTCGGCTGGCCGCAGATGGTGGCGTATATTCGCGGCGAAGAGGATGGCACGGTACGAGATACGCATTGGGCGGCGGCGATTTGCGGTGTTGATGCGGCGTTTATCGCCCAATTTGCCCGTCAGTTACAGGGTAAACGTGTGTTGGTAACGGTGGCGCACGCCTTGCAACGTGCCGAACATGGCGAACAGCCGGTGTGGTTGGGTTTGGTGCTGGCGGCGGCATTGGGGCAACCCGGCTTGCCCGGCGGCGGATACACCTACGCCCTCGGCGCACTCGGTCACTATGGTAAGCATCATAACCTGGTCAGCTTCCCGGCGTTGCCGCAGGGTAAAAATGGTATCGACCGCCTGATCCCGGTGGCGCGCATCGCCGATATGCTGCTCAACCCCGGCACGCAGTTTGATTACAATGGCCGTCGCCTGACCTATCCCCATATCCGCCTCGCTTACTGGGCGGGCGGCAATCCGTTCCACCACCATCAGGATCTGGCGCGCTTACGCCAGGCGTTTTGTCAGCTGGATACGTTGATTGTCCATGAAATTGCCTGGACGGCCAGCGCCAGACACGCCGACATTGTGTTGCCCGCCACCATGACGCTGGAGCGCGAAGATATAGGTGGAGCACCAACCGATCGCCATCTCTTCGCCATGCAACCCGTGGCGCAACCTTATGCTGAGGCGAAAGATGATTACGCGATTTTCAGTGAACTGGCACGCAGGCTGGGCCGGGAAGAGGCGTTTACCGAAGGACGCGATACGCGCGGTTGGTTGCAACATCATTACCAGCAGTTGCAGGAAAAGCTTGCGGCGCATCGGGTCACGGTCCCAACCTTTGAGCAGTTCTGGCAACAGGGCGTTGTGGAGTTGCCGCAATTGAAGGACGGCGGGCGCATGATCAACGCATTCCGCGCCGACCCGGATGCGGCACCGCTGCCGACGCCGAGCGGAAAAATCGAAATCTACTCGGCCACCATCGCCAGTTTTGATTATGAAAACTGCCCCGGACACCCGGTATGGCGCGAACCACAGCAACAACCGAACGATGAACATCCGTTCTGGCTGATTGCCAATCAACCCGCCACGCGTCTGCATAGCCAGTTGGATTTTGGTGATTACAGTCTGAGTGGGAAACGTGATGGCCGGGAAGTATGCAGCCTGAATCCGCAGGATGCGTTGCGGTTAGCCATCAATGATGGCGACATTATCGAGTTATACAACCAGCGGGGACATGTGCTGGCCAGCGCGCGCGTCACCGATACCATCATGCCGGGCGTGGTCCAACTACCGACGGGAGCCTGGTACGATCCGGTTGATCCCACCGCTGAGCGGCCGTTGTGTCGTCATGGGAATCCCAACGTGCTGACGCTGGATATTGGCACCTCGTCATTAACTCAGGGCTGTAGCGGGCAAATTACCGTGGTGCAGGTCAGGAAGTATGCCGGGGAACTCACGCCGGTACAGGCATTTATTCCGCCGTATTGCTAA
- a CDS encoding amino acid ABC transporter ATP-binding protein — MAEAIALRKVTKRFSGVTILDEVNLDIPAGSVTVILGPSGSGKSTLLRCINHLEKLDGGTIRIGGEMVGYKQKGQALHELSSSAIARQRAEIGMVFQQFNLFPHRTVLQNIIDAPMRIKKQSRQQATSKALALLKQVGLSGREDEWPQNLSGGQQQRVAIARALAMDPGVMLFDEPTSALDPELVGEVLQVIKQLAHSGITMVIVTHEIGFAREVADNIVFMEGGKIVAAGPTQQVLDDPENGRVRNFIATVL; from the coding sequence ATGGCTGAGGCAATCGCACTGCGTAAGGTGACCAAACGTTTCTCCGGTGTCACCATCCTGGATGAAGTTAACCTCGATATTCCGGCGGGTTCGGTGACGGTGATCCTGGGTCCCTCCGGTTCCGGGAAATCGACGCTGTTGCGTTGTATCAACCATCTGGAAAAGCTGGATGGCGGTACCATCCGTATCGGCGGCGAAATGGTGGGATACAAGCAGAAAGGTCAGGCACTGCACGAGCTGAGCAGTAGCGCGATTGCGCGTCAGCGTGCGGAAATTGGCATGGTATTTCAGCAGTTTAACCTGTTTCCACATCGTACCGTGTTGCAGAACATCATCGATGCCCCGATGCGCATCAAAAAGCAGAGTCGCCAGCAGGCTACCAGCAAAGCGCTGGCGTTGCTGAAACAGGTGGGCTTGTCGGGTCGTGAAGATGAATGGCCGCAGAATCTATCTGGTGGTCAGCAGCAACGCGTGGCGATTGCCCGTGCGTTAGCGATGGACCCTGGTGTGATGTTGTTTGATGAACCGACATCCGCACTCGACCCCGAACTGGTGGGTGAGGTGTTGCAGGTGATCAAACAGTTGGCGCATTCCGGCATCACTATGGTGATCGTCACGCACGAAATTGGCTTTGCCCGTGAAGTGGCCGACAACATTGTGTTTATGGAAGGTGGCAAAATTGTCGCCGCTGGTCCGACCCAGCAGGTACTCGACGACCCGGAAAACGGGCGCGTGAGAAACTTTATTGCAACGGTGCTTTAA
- a CDS encoding amino acid ABC transporter permease, with the protein MSDFQDHTDDLKIVGKRYYGRWLSALVVLLCVVAMAHSMINNPRFEWGVIAENFTGPSILQGVLMTLQLTVISVVLGFAFGTVLALMRLSSNPVLVAVSWAYTWFFRGVPMLVQLFLWYNIAALYPKISLWIPGLGEIWSAQSNSLVSPFSAAVIALVMHQSAYAAEIVRAGIQSVGNGQLEAARALGYRPAQIFRHTVLPQAMRAIMPPAGNEIIGQLKTTAVVSVISLQDVLFSAQIIYQRTYEVIPLLLVATLWYLLMTSVLSIGQYYVERYFGRGVTRREKRSLWQSLPRFSATKTERSVSNG; encoded by the coding sequence ATGAGTGATTTTCAGGACCACACCGACGATCTGAAAATCGTCGGCAAACGCTACTACGGACGCTGGCTGAGTGCGCTGGTGGTACTGTTGTGCGTCGTGGCGATGGCGCACTCCATGATCAACAACCCGCGTTTTGAATGGGGGGTGATTGCGGAGAACTTCACCGGCCCCTCCATTTTGCAGGGCGTCTTGATGACGCTGCAACTTACGGTGATATCCGTGGTGCTGGGTTTTGCCTTCGGTACGGTATTGGCGTTGATGCGTTTGTCATCCAATCCGGTACTGGTCGCGGTGAGCTGGGCCTATACCTGGTTCTTCCGTGGTGTGCCCATGCTGGTGCAGCTGTTTCTCTGGTACAACATTGCGGCGCTCTATCCCAAAATTTCGCTGTGGATTCCGGGACTGGGTGAGATCTGGAGCGCTCAGTCCAACTCGCTGGTTAGCCCGTTCAGTGCGGCAGTGATCGCGCTGGTAATGCATCAATCCGCTTATGCGGCAGAAATTGTTCGCGCGGGCATCCAGAGCGTAGGTAATGGTCAGCTGGAAGCGGCCCGTGCGTTGGGTTATCGTCCGGCGCAGATCTTCCGCCATACCGTCCTGCCTCAGGCGATGCGCGCCATTATGCCGCCAGCGGGTAACGAAATTATTGGTCAGTTAAAAACCACGGCGGTGGTTTCAGTTATTTCGCTACAGGATGTGTTGTTTTCCGCGCAGATTATTTATCAGCGCACCTATGAAGTGATCCCGCTGCTGCTGGTCGCAACGTTATGGTATCTGCTGATGACCTCGGTCCTGTCGATAGGACAATATTATGTCGAGCGCTATTTTGGTCGCGGCGTGACACGTCGTGAGAAACGCAGCCTGTGGCAGTCGCTGCCACGTTTTTCTGCCACCAAGACCGAAAGGAGCGTGAGCAATGGCTGA
- a CDS encoding ABC transporter substrate-binding protein has protein sequence MTLFALALSAHTTFAAEQSVPTDSSVHVKADPALKSLLPADIVKRGYIVAGTNPNTPPTTFYKEDNKTLAGREIDIMNAVGERLGIPVHWQDTGGFDNIIPGLKTGRYDVALSNINATKARTKQVDFVSYYNASLLGIISQKDANIAPFKSFDAVCGKEVGAGSGTTQVTRLEEASKACEAAGKPPIKVSVFPDRPAGVQAVVSGRVPMFLGPYEGLLWQVKVIKPLTMSGEISVTDYPVSVAFPKESELEPAVQAALNSLIKDGSYKKILDNWGIGFGAVTEAKRNDEIFK, from the coding sequence ATGACCCTTTTCGCACTTGCTCTGAGTGCGCACACCACGTTTGCCGCTGAACAATCTGTTCCCACCGACAGCTCAGTCCATGTTAAAGCCGATCCGGCGCTGAAAAGCCTGTTACCTGCGGATATCGTGAAACGTGGCTACATTGTTGCCGGAACCAACCCCAACACGCCACCGACCACCTTCTATAAAGAAGACAACAAAACTCTGGCCGGTCGTGAAATCGACATTATGAATGCGGTAGGTGAGCGCCTCGGTATCCCGGTGCACTGGCAAGATACCGGTGGCTTCGACAACATCATTCCTGGCCTGAAAACCGGTCGTTATGATGTCGCGCTCTCCAACATCAACGCGACTAAAGCGCGTACTAAACAGGTAGATTTCGTCAGCTACTACAATGCCAGCCTGCTTGGCATCATCTCGCAGAAAGACGCCAATATCGCCCCTTTCAAATCCTTTGATGCCGTGTGCGGCAAAGAAGTGGGGGCGGGTTCTGGCACCACTCAGGTAACCCGTCTGGAAGAAGCCAGCAAAGCTTGTGAAGCCGCGGGCAAACCGCCAATCAAAGTTTCGGTCTTCCCGGACCGCCCGGCTGGTGTTCAGGCGGTGGTGAGTGGACGCGTGCCGATGTTCCTCGGTCCGTACGAAGGTCTGCTGTGGCAGGTTAAAGTCATCAAACCTTTGACCATGAGTGGTGAGATCAGCGTAACCGACTACCCGGTTTCCGTTGCCTTCCCGAAAGAGTCTGAACTGGAACCGGCTGTCCAGGCGGCCCTGAACTCATTAATCAAAGATGGTAGCTACAAGAAAATCCTCGACAACTGGGGGATTGGATTTGGTGCTGTGACCGAAGCTAAACGCAATGACGAGATCTTTAAATGA
- a CDS encoding TonB-dependent siderophore receptor translates to MNVTRCSQKRPVALFLASLLSTSAYAANEEPTEKLADDESMIVTAEEELKQQPGVSTITAEDIQKSPPVNDLSDIIRKMPGVNLTGNSASGSRGNNRQIDIRGMGPENTLIMIDGVPVTSRNSVRYSWRGERDTRGDTNWVPAEMVERIEVIRGPAASRYGSGAAGGVVNIITKRPTNDWHGSLSLFTNQPEDDKEGATKRANFSLSGPLAGDALTMRLYGNINKTDADAYNINTAENGSNAAGREGVRNKDINTVFSWKITPLQIVDFSYGYSRQGNIYAGDTQYSNGNISPNGLVESLYGDETNRMYRQSYGVTYNGIWDWGTSKLNFNYEKTNNTRLQEGSTGRVEGMINSNDYATSRLESYRAGGEINFPVELLVDQTMTLGAEWNRDELNDPASMSATDASGVIIDGVSGDPASRSSKNSATISSLYFEDNIAATDSTEVIPGLRFDYHNKFGANWSPSLNISQGLGDYFTLKAGIARAFKAPNLYQSTEGYLLSTRGNGCPVGISTGSCYLLGNENLDPEISVNKEVGIEFHNDGYTAGITWFRNDYKNKIVAGDEAVGYTSNGYNVLRWENGGKAIVEGLEGNLTIPVIDDTLEWRTNATYMFRSESKKTGNPLSVIPEFTINSQLDWQVTDKLDANINWTQYGRQKPRQYAEIRNESGAISNREISPYSIFGLNVNYAITKNLRANAGINNLFDKRVYRENDGASTYNEPGRAYYAGVTMSF, encoded by the coding sequence GTGAATGTAACCAGATGTAGCCAAAAGCGACCTGTCGCGCTGTTTTTGGCCAGCCTGCTGAGTACGTCAGCTTATGCTGCCAATGAGGAGCCAACCGAAAAACTGGCTGACGATGAATCAATGATCGTCACGGCGGAAGAGGAATTGAAGCAACAGCCGGGTGTTTCAACCATCACGGCGGAAGACATCCAGAAAAGTCCGCCGGTTAACGATTTGTCCGACATTATTCGTAAGATGCCCGGCGTGAATCTCACCGGTAACAGCGCCAGTGGCAGCCGGGGCAATAACCGTCAGATCGATATTCGTGGCATGGGACCAGAGAACACCTTAATTATGATTGATGGTGTCCCTGTCACCTCGCGTAACTCAGTACGGTATAGCTGGCGCGGCGAGCGAGATACACGCGGTGATACCAACTGGGTGCCCGCTGAAATGGTTGAGCGCATTGAAGTCATCCGTGGTCCGGCAGCATCACGCTACGGCTCAGGAGCGGCGGGTGGCGTGGTGAATATCATTACCAAACGCCCGACTAACGACTGGCACGGCTCATTGTCATTGTTCACCAATCAGCCGGAAGATGATAAAGAAGGTGCGACTAAGCGCGCCAACTTCAGCCTGAGCGGACCGTTAGCCGGAGATGCGCTGACCATGCGTTTGTATGGCAACATCAATAAAACGGATGCCGACGCTTACAACATCAATACCGCGGAAAACGGTTCCAACGCGGCAGGCCGAGAAGGTGTGCGTAATAAAGACATCAACACGGTGTTTTCCTGGAAAATCACCCCGCTACAAATTGTTGATTTCAGCTATGGCTATAGCCGCCAGGGCAATATTTATGCGGGTGATACGCAATACAGCAACGGCAATATCAGTCCGAATGGTTTGGTCGAGTCACTTTATGGTGATGAAACCAACCGCATGTATCGTCAGAGTTATGGTGTAACTTACAACGGCATCTGGGATTGGGGTACGTCTAAGCTCAATTTTAATTATGAGAAGACCAACAACACCCGCTTGCAGGAAGGTTCGACCGGTCGCGTTGAAGGGATGATCAACAGCAATGACTACGCAACCAGCCGTCTCGAAAGTTATCGCGCGGGGGGTGAGATTAACTTCCCGGTTGAATTGCTGGTTGATCAAACCATGACATTGGGTGCCGAATGGAATCGTGATGAATTGAATGACCCCGCTTCCATGAGCGCGACCGATGCATCAGGTGTGATTATTGATGGCGTTTCGGGTGACCCAGCCTCACGCAGCAGTAAAAACAGCGCCACCATTAGTTCGCTTTATTTTGAAGATAACATCGCCGCCACCGACAGTACTGAGGTGATTCCCGGCCTGCGTTTCGATTATCACAATAAATTTGGTGCTAACTGGAGCCCGAGCCTGAATATTTCTCAGGGGCTGGGTGATTATTTCACCCTGAAAGCGGGTATCGCTCGCGCCTTTAAAGCACCGAATCTGTATCAATCAACGGAGGGTTATTTGCTCTCGACCCGTGGCAACGGCTGCCCGGTGGGGATCTCTACCGGAAGCTGCTATTTATTAGGTAATGAAAATCTCGATCCTGAAATCAGCGTCAATAAAGAAGTCGGGATCGAGTTCCATAATGACGGTTACACCGCCGGTATTACCTGGTTCCGCAATGATTATAAAAATAAAATCGTCGCGGGTGACGAGGCAGTGGGCTACACCTCAAACGGATACAATGTGTTGCGCTGGGAAAACGGTGGCAAAGCCATTGTTGAAGGTCTGGAAGGCAACCTGACAATTCCGGTGATCGACGATACGCTGGAGTGGCGTACCAACGCTACCTATATGTTCCGTTCGGAAAGTAAGAAGACCGGTAACCCATTGTCGGTGATCCCGGAATTCACCATCAACTCGCAGTTGGACTGGCAGGTCACGGACAAACTGGACGCCAATATCAACTGGACACAGTACGGTCGTCAGAAACCGCGCCAGTACGCTGAGATTCGTAACGAGTCCGGTGCCATTTCTAATCGTGAAATCAGCCCCTACTCTATCTTTGGTCTGAACGTAAATTACGCTATCACCAAAAATCTGCGTGCCAACGCGGGTATTAACAACCTGTTTGATAAGCGGGTTTATCGTGAGAATGATGGCGCATCCACCTATAACGAGCCAGGTCGGGCTTATTATGCTGGGGTGACGATGTCGTTTTGA
- a CDS encoding helix-turn-helix transcriptional regulator, with protein sequence MNSKFFSDPQKNKIVKKHLEKQLKKYGDMNYAFAVMNKRNSDDMIIISDLPDYFSQVYLESKYQNIDPVIINALNRISPIIWDDSLMINSRWVIERIFESVTPYNIVSGHTFILHDQKNNLVTLSLYVNKYLEAEMYDNITKNKNDIQGLLIDTHEMLLHLYREENETPTAEGNALSARENEILYWSSTGKTYPEIARMLDITVSTVKFHMGKVVKKLGVNNAKHAISLAIELNIISHPSGK encoded by the coding sequence ATGAATAGTAAGTTTTTCTCAGATCCTCAAAAAAATAAAATCGTAAAGAAACATCTGGAAAAACAGCTAAAAAAATATGGTGATATGAATTATGCATTTGCAGTAATGAATAAGCGTAATTCAGATGACATGATTATCATTTCCGATTTGCCAGATTACTTTTCACAGGTTTATCTGGAGAGCAAGTATCAGAATATAGATCCTGTTATAATAAATGCATTAAACCGTATCTCTCCAATTATTTGGGATGATAGTTTAATGATTAATTCTCGATGGGTTATCGAAAGAATATTTGAATCGGTCACGCCTTATAATATCGTGAGTGGCCATACGTTTATCTTGCATGATCAAAAAAACAATTTGGTTACATTATCATTGTATGTGAATAAGTACTTAGAAGCAGAAATGTATGATAATATAACAAAAAATAAAAATGATATTCAGGGACTTTTAATCGATACCCATGAAATGCTACTTCATCTCTATCGTGAAGAAAATGAGACGCCTACTGCTGAGGGGAATGCACTCTCAGCCCGCGAAAACGAAATTCTCTACTGGAGCAGTACCGGGAAAACCTACCCTGAAATCGCACGTATGTTGGATATTACGGTAAGTACGGTCAAGTTTCACATGGGTAAAGTTGTGAAAAAGCTCGGTGTGAATAACGCTAAACATGCCATCAGTCTCGCCATTGAACTCAACATCATTTCGCACCCGTCTGGCAAATAA
- a CDS encoding N-acetyltransferase: MKCRHAKTSELEKVCELLASEFYHDPVLKFAFTDENMSRRLGTMKKFFRIYVDLAQQNGGILLAEDDVGVLVYFHPQLMEMTKEENERIDSLLKQECGVDYTTASAFMSGLDQYHPRTPPHFYIFLVAVSRANRGGRIVKALFSKLNVILDKAKLPCYAECTAFSTRTLVRRFGYRDAGKPLQIEGFPELFPIWREPNSIG, from the coding sequence ATGAAATGTAGACATGCGAAAACTTCCGAACTGGAAAAAGTCTGTGAGTTATTGGCTTCAGAATTTTATCACGATCCAGTACTCAAATTCGCCTTTACTGATGAGAATATGTCAAGACGTCTGGGTACAATGAAAAAATTTTTCCGTATTTATGTGGATCTTGCTCAACAAAATGGCGGCATTCTTCTGGCTGAGGACGACGTTGGCGTCCTGGTATATTTTCATCCGCAGTTGATGGAAATGACTAAAGAAGAAAATGAACGAATCGATAGTTTGCTTAAGCAGGAGTGTGGGGTTGATTACACTACAGCCTCAGCCTTTATGAGCGGGCTTGACCAGTATCATCCTCGAACACCACCGCATTTTTATATTTTCCTTGTCGCAGTTTCACGCGCTAACAGAGGGGGAAGAATTGTAAAAGCATTGTTCAGCAAGCTGAATGTTATTCTGGATAAGGCAAAGCTGCCGTGCTACGCCGAATGTACAGCTTTTAGTACACGTACTTTAGTCAGGCGTTTTGGTTATCGTGATGCGGGCAAACCTTTGCAAATTGAAGGTTTTCCTGAACTTTTCCCAATCTGGCGTGAACCTAATTCAATAGGTTGA
- a CDS encoding pyridoxal-dependent decarboxylase, giving the protein MEKLIDVNKAISSELGRCGDYNPHLLACPEELVQQKVMKRLRNIYSEVIGRQKLSLGYPLNQNFDYSALAPFIDVHLNNLGDPYEANSTLLNTRELEQEVLEYFCKLWHALPRSPLTQDSFWGYVLSMGATEGNMYALWSAREYFSSRARARGICQNTMREPVLYYSQEAHYSLEKCANVLDITAFQEAGNKYFPGQCPVTPDGQWPNGVPVDQHGAVDVGALSALVDFFVSRGHPPIIVLNVGTTFLGGFDDAVRVWQQVSGILERHGCDHSDCWIHIDGALGAAYLPYLELASEQRLTSERGSLFDFRLPFVNSIVMSTHKWFGAPFASGVYMSKEKYRMLPATLPEYVDTPDTTLGGTRNGLAALILWYAINTVTPTMQAAIAARCEKLAAYAYQQMQSIKAIHPSFCVERGPQSLVVIFSRPREEIFNLFQLSGRGKLAHIVIMPHVTRAAIDSLITELKNKQALV; this is encoded by the coding sequence ATGGAAAAATTAATTGACGTAAATAAAGCCATTTCGAGTGAGCTTGGGAGGTGCGGGGATTACAACCCTCATTTGTTAGCCTGTCCTGAAGAACTGGTGCAGCAAAAAGTGATGAAACGGTTGAGAAATATTTACAGTGAAGTCATCGGCCGTCAGAAATTATCTTTAGGTTATCCACTTAATCAAAACTTCGACTATTCGGCACTGGCACCATTTATCGATGTTCACCTGAATAATCTCGGTGACCCTTACGAAGCCAACTCGACCTTATTGAATACACGCGAGCTGGAACAAGAGGTGCTGGAATACTTTTGCAAGCTCTGGCATGCGCTTCCGCGCTCGCCTTTGACTCAGGATTCCTTTTGGGGCTATGTGTTATCCATGGGGGCCACGGAGGGGAACATGTACGCATTATGGAGTGCGCGTGAATATTTCAGCTCACGGGCGAGAGCCAGGGGAATATGCCAGAATACGATGCGTGAACCTGTACTTTATTATTCTCAGGAAGCGCATTATTCACTAGAAAAATGTGCAAATGTTTTGGATATTACCGCTTTTCAGGAAGCGGGTAATAAATACTTTCCGGGGCAGTGTCCTGTCACCCCAGATGGTCAATGGCCTAATGGCGTACCGGTGGACCAGCATGGTGCGGTGGATGTGGGAGCATTGTCGGCGTTGGTCGATTTCTTCGTCTCCAGAGGGCATCCACCGATTATTGTTTTGAATGTGGGTACGACATTTCTGGGTGGATTCGATGACGCCGTGCGGGTATGGCAGCAGGTGTCAGGCATTCTGGAACGGCATGGTTGTGATCATTCGGACTGCTGGATTCATATTGATGGGGCATTGGGGGCCGCGTATCTGCCTTACCTGGAGTTAGCCAGTGAACAGCGGCTAACGTCAGAGAGAGGGTCGCTTTTTGATTTTCGCCTGCCGTTTGTGAATTCGATCGTGATGAGTACCCATAAATGGTTTGGTGCACCCTTTGCTTCAGGCGTTTACATGAGCAAGGAAAAGTATCGCATGCTTCCGGCGACATTGCCTGAATATGTCGATACACCGGATACCACGCTGGGGGGGACGCGCAATGGTTTGGCCGCATTAATTCTCTGGTACGCCATAAATACGGTGACACCCACGATGCAGGCTGCTATTGCAGCACGCTGCGAGAAACTTGCCGCTTATGCTTATCAACAGATGCAATCGATAAAAGCGATTCATCCTTCATTTTGTGTTGAGCGTGGACCGCAATCGCTGGTGGTGATTTTTAGCCGTCCGAGAGAAGAGATCTTCAATCTATTCCAACTCAGTGGCAGAGGAAAGTTAGCACATATCGTTATTATGCCGCATGTGACACGAGCAGCAATTGATAGTCTTATTACTGAGTTAAAGAATAAGCAAGCACTGGTCTGA
- a CDS encoding LysR family transcriptional regulator — MIRELKTFMVVVQEGNFAAAGDKIGLTQAAVSAQMLRLEAELGFDLFDRSGRSARLNLRGQQLLPQVDELLTLYRHLGDKAELPRPAARVTLGAIASIQRSLLPTALTRFHKQFPGCQTRIVPGLSLELVNLVDAGELDLAAVIRPPFALQTDLHWTTLRREPYRLIVPRQVTGDEAAQLLATHPFIRYDRTSFGGRQVDRYLRERSIDVQELCEVDELEAIVKLVANGLGVALVPQTQPTQRWPKTVRVVEMGAETFYREVGLVQRAGQANSELAGELGRLLVEAG, encoded by the coding sequence ATGATTCGGGAACTAAAAACCTTCATGGTGGTGGTGCAGGAGGGCAACTTTGCCGCAGCGGGTGACAAAATTGGTCTGACCCAGGCAGCGGTGAGCGCGCAAATGCTCAGACTGGAAGCCGAGTTAGGTTTTGATCTTTTTGACCGCAGCGGGCGCAGCGCCAGGCTTAATCTGCGCGGTCAACAATTGTTGCCGCAGGTGGATGAGCTGCTGACGCTATACCGCCATCTCGGTGATAAGGCCGAACTGCCCCGTCCGGCAGCTCGCGTCACCCTGGGTGCAATTGCCTCTATTCAGCGTTCGCTGTTGCCCACTGCGTTAACGCGATTTCATAAGCAGTTTCCCGGTTGCCAGACGCGCATCGTACCGGGTTTGTCGCTGGAATTGGTCAACCTGGTGGACGCCGGGGAGCTGGATCTGGCGGCAGTGATCCGCCCGCCGTTTGCGCTGCAAACCGATTTGCACTGGACCACCTTACGTCGCGAACCTTACCGATTGATTGTGCCGCGTCAGGTGACGGGGGATGAAGCGGCACAATTGCTGGCGACACATCCGTTTATTCGTTATGACCGTACTTCATTTGGTGGCCGCCAGGTGGACCGTTATCTGCGGGAGCGCAGTATCGATGTGCAGGAGCTGTGCGAAGTGGATGAGCTGGAGGCGATTGTAAAACTGGTGGCGAATGGGTTGGGGGTGGCGCTGGTGCCACAAACCCAACCGACTCAGCGCTGGCCAAAGACGGTGCGGGTGGTGGAGATGGGAGCGGAGACGTTTTACCGCGAGGTAGGGCTGGTGCAGCGGGCCGGGCAGGCGAACTCAGAACTGGCGGGGGAATTGGGACGTTTGCTGGTGGAGGCGGGGTAG